The DNA sequence TCATCGTTCGTTCTCCCCGTGGTTCGCCGGCCCAGGTACGACGGGCGGTACGGCTATCGATTCGTTGAGCCGGGCGAACAGGCGGGCGAACTCGTCGCGTTCGTCCGGTGTCCAGTCGGCGAGGGCGCCACGCAGGGCGGCCACCCACTGGGCGCGGTAGCGCCGGTAGGACTCGGTGCCGGTGGCGGTGGCGGTGATGACGCTGGCCCGGCGGTCCGCCGGATCGGCGGTGCGGGTCACCAGGCCCCTGCTCTCCAGGGCGGCGACCTGCCGGCTGACCGTCGACAGGTCGAGTTCGAGGTCGTCGGCGAGCGCGGTGAGCCGGGCGGGGCCGGCCGAGCCGAGCCGGCTGAGCAGCGTGTAGGCGGACCGTTCCAGGCCATGGTCCGGACGGAGCCGCTGGTAGAGCAGGTTCACCCGCCGATAGAACAGCCCGATCGACCGGCCGATCTCGACGTATTCGGCGTCCGGGTCGTGCGTCGTCTGCATCGCCACCCCAAAAAGCTTGCTTGCTACAAGCACTCTGCCACCGGGCGACGCTGGCTTACCCGCGGAACCGGCTGTGATTCGGGCCATGGGAAACCCGCTCGACACGGCACGGGTCATCGGTCAGCATCTCGTCCGTGAAGACGGGCCTGCTCCGGCGCGTGGCGCTGGACGTCACCCCGCTCAAGACCTCGCGCGACTACCGGTTCCAGTTCGCCGCCAGCGGAATCTCCGCGTTCGGGGCGTTCATCGCCTACGTCACGATCCCCTACCAGGTCTTCCTGATCACCGACGATCCGCTGCTCGTCGGCCTGATCGGCGTCTTCGAACTCGTACCGCTGCTCTTCATGGCATTCGTCGGCGGCGCGCTGGCCGACTACCTCGACCGGCGGCTGATCGTCATCGGCGGCGAGGTCGCCTTCACCGCGCTCTGCGGTGTGCTGCTGCTCAACTCGCTGTCCGACGAGCCGCACCTGTGGCTGCTCTACCTGGTCGCCGCACTGACCGCGGCGGTCGACGGCGTACAGCGCCCGGCGATGGAGAGCCTGACGCCACGACTGGTCAAGCCCGCGGAGATCCCGGCCGCCAGCTCGCTCAACGCGCTCCGGATGCAGGCGGCGCAGCTCGGCGGGCCGGGTGTCGCCGGCATCCTCATCGCCTCGGTCGACCTGACCTGGGTGTACGCCATCACCATGGGCACCCTGGCCGTGTCACTGGTCTTCCTGACCCTGATCAGGGCGGTGCCACCGCCGCCGGACGCCGACCGGCCGTCGCTGCGGTCGGTGGTGACCGGCCTGCGGTACGCCCGCAGCCGCCCCGAACTGCTCGGCACCTACCTGGTCGACATCAACGCGATGTTCTTCGGCATGCCGCAGGCGCTGTATCCGTTCATGGCGGAGAAGTTCGGCGGTCCGGCGGTGCTGGGCCTGCTCTACGCGGCCCCGGCGGTGGGCTCACTGGCCGCCACGATCAGCTCGGGCTGGACCAGGTACGTGCACCGGCACGGGCTGATGGTTGTGCTCGCGGCCGGCGGGTGGGGGCTGGCGATCATTGGCTTCGGCGTGGTCGACACGCTCTGGCTGGCGGTGTTCTTCCTCGCCCTGGCCGGCGCCGCCGACATGATCTCCGGCCTGTTCCGCATGATCATCTGGAACCAGACCATCCCCGACCACCTGCGCGGCCGGCTCGCCGGCATCGAGATGCTGTCGTACACGACCGGGCCGTTGCTCGGGCAGCTCCGCTCCGGACTGTCCGCCCGCTGGCTCGGCATCAACGGTTCGATCATCTCCGGCGGGGTGCTCTGCGTGCTCGGCACGGTGGCCCTGGCCGCGCTGATGCCGTCGTTCCTGCGCTACGACGGACGCGAGGGGCGGGCCCGCAAGGAGGCCGAGGACGCGGCCTGGGCGGCGAAGGCGGACAGCGCGTCCTGACGACCCGGACACCGGCACGGGTCGCCCGCCTCACGTTTGACCCGCGGCACCCCGGGGATCCGCAGCGGCATGTCAGAGGTCGCCGCCGTCGTCGACAACTGGGCCGGCCGGAACGTCCTGGTCGTCGGCGACGCCATGCTCGACGAATGGCGGTTCGCCGACACCGACCGGCTCTGCCGCGAGGCGCCCGCCCCCGTACTCACCCTGCGGCACCGGCGGGCAAGTGCCGGCGGGGCCGCCAACACCGCGGTCAACGTCGCCGCGCTCGGCGGGCGGGCCACCCTGGTCGCGCCGGTCGGCGCGGACACCGCCGGGGGCGAGATCCGCGCCTGCCTGGACCGGGCCGGGGTACGTGACCACACCCTGCTCCGCCCCGACCACCCCACCCCGGTCAAGCGCCGCCTGCTCGCCGCCGACCAGATCCTGGTACGCGAGGACGAGGGCGGGCCGGCCGGGCCACTGCCGGACGACGCCGTACGGCTGCTCCTCGACGCCCTGGCCGGCGCCGCCGACGAGGTCACCGGCCCCGGCGCGGCCCTGGTGATCTGCGACTACGGGCTGGGCGCACTGCCCGGACCGGTGCGCGCCTGGCTGCTCGCCCACCGGCACAGTTTCGACACCGTCGCACTCGACGCACACGACCTCGACGCCTGGCGCGGCCTCGCCCCGACGGTGGTGACGCCGAGCCTCGGCGAGGCGCACGCCGCGCTCCGCCCCGGATCCGGTCCGCCCCCGGCGGTCCGCCGGGGCCACCGGGCGGGTCGGCGGACCGGGTGGCGCTCGCCGAGTCGTACCTGCCGGAACTACGGCGGCGGACCGGGGCCGAGATCGTCGCGCTCACTCTCGACGTCGACGGAGCCGTGGTCAGCGACGGCGTCGGGAGCCCGTACCGCAGCCACGCCGACGCGGTGCCGGCGAGCCACGCGGTCGGCGCCGGGGACGCCTATCTGGCCGCGATCACGCTGGCCCTGACGACCGGGGTGCCGGCGCCGGTCGCCGGTGGGATCGCCCAACTGGCCGCCAGCCGCACCCTCGACGGCCCGGGAACCTGTGTCTGCGACCGGGACCAACTGGTCGCGACGCCCGGCCCGGCGCGCACCCCCCGCCCCACGGTCGTCGACGCGGACGCGCTGGCCGCCGCGGTGGCCCGGCGACGGGCGGCCGGGGCCCGGATCGTCTTCACCAACGGCTGCTTCGACGTGCTGCACCGGGGCCACGTCCGCTTCCTCGAACAGGCGGCGGAACTCGGCGACGTGCTCGTGGTCGCGGTCAACTCCGACGACAGCGTCCGCCGGCTGAAGGGGCGGGACCGGCCGGTCAACCCGGTCGAGGACCGGGTGGCCGTACTCGCCGCACTGTCCTGTGTGGACTACGTGGTGACGTTCGCCGCGGACTCGCCGGCCGACCTGCTGCGCGCGGTCCGGCCCGAGGTGTACGTAAAGGGCGGCGACTACCCGCCGGACCTGGTGCCCGAGTCCCCCCTCGTACGCGGGCTCGGCGGCGAGGTACGGATCCTCGGGTACGTCCCGGACCGCTCCACCTCGGCGATCATCGAGCGGATCCGTTCCCGGACCCGGGTGCCCAGCCTTGACCCGGCCGATTGACCCCGGCGATCCGGTCGCCTTCCGGGCCGGCCGGCTGCTCGACGTGCTCATCCCGACCCGGAACCGCCCCGCCGAACTCGCCACGACACTGTCCGGACTGGCCGGACAGCCCGGCCCGGCCGGATTCGGGGTGCTGGTCAGCGACCAGTCCGACGGCGAACCGTCCTTCGCCCATCCGGCGGCCGCCGCCATGGCCCGGGTGCTGCGCCACCGCGGCCATCCGGTCCGGCTGGCCCGACATCTGCCCGCCCGGGGCATGGCCGAACAGCGGGCGTTCCTGCTGGCCGGCACGACGGCCCGCTACGCGCTCTTCCTCGACGACGACGTCTGGCTCGAACCGGGGGCGGTGGACCGGCTCGTCGCCGCCATCGAACGGCTGGGCTGCGGGTTCGTCGGCAACGCCGTACAAGGACTGTCCTATTTAGATGACGTACGGCCGGCGGAGCAGGCGGCGTACGAGGAGTGGCCGGGGCGGCCGGAACCCGAACGGATCCGCTCCGGCGGGCCCGGCTGGGACCGGTGGCGGCTGCACTCCGCCGCCAACCTGCTGCACATCGCCGCGCGGCTCGACCTCGCCCCGGAGCAGTGGCGGGCCTACAAAATCGCCTGGATCGGCGGCTGCGTCCTCTTCGACCGGGAGAAGCTCGTCCGGTCCGGCGGCTTCGACTTCTGGCCCCGGGTACCCGCCGACCACCAGGGCGAGGACGTGGCAGCGCAGCTGCGGGTGATGGAGCGCGACGGTGCGGCGGGCGTACTGCCCAGCGGCGCCTTCCACCTGGAGTCGCCGACCACGCTCACCGAGCGGGGCGTGGAGTGCTGGCAGGTGGTGTTCGCTGACGAGGCCGGCACGGACTATCCGCCGGTGTCGGAGCCCGCGGGTCGGCCGGCCGACGGAGCAGGGGTGCCGAGCCGGACCGGCTGAGTCCCGCCGTACCGGAACAGGTCCTCCACGGCGTCGAAGACCTCCCCCACCGGGATCTCGGCGACGAAGGACTCCCGGTGGTCGCACGAGGTGCCGCCGCCCGGCCGGTCCGGATAGAGATCCCGGGTGCAGTCGAGCCCGCAGACCGGACAGTCGATCGTCCACGACTCGATCGCCCGGTGCCGGCCACGCAGCCCCGACGCACAGTTGATCAGGTTGCCGATCCAGTAGATGCCGACGGTCGGGGTGCCCACCGCCGCCGCCAGGTGCACCGGTCCGGTGTCGTTGGAGACCACCACCGCGCAGTCCGCGAAGAGGCCGGCGAGGCCACCCAGCGACAGGACGCCGACCAGCGGGCGGACCGGGGCACGGGCGGCCGACCGGACCGCCTCGACCACGTCGCGTTCGGCGGGCGTACCGGTGACCAGCACCTCGAACCC is a window from the Polymorphospora rubra genome containing:
- a CDS encoding MFS transporter; the encoded protein is MKTGLLRRVALDVTPLKTSRDYRFQFAASGISAFGAFIAYVTIPYQVFLITDDPLLVGLIGVFELVPLLFMAFVGGALADYLDRRLIVIGGEVAFTALCGVLLLNSLSDEPHLWLLYLVAALTAAVDGVQRPAMESLTPRLVKPAEIPAASSLNALRMQAAQLGGPGVAGILIASVDLTWVYAITMGTLAVSLVFLTLIRAVPPPPDADRPSLRSVVTGLRYARSRPELLGTYLVDINAMFFGMPQALYPFMAEKFGGPAVLGLLYAAPAVGSLAATISSGWTRYVHRHGLMVVLAAGGWGLAIIGFGVVDTLWLAVFFLALAGAADMISGLFRMIIWNQTIPDHLRGRLAGIEMLSYTTGPLLGQLRSGLSARWLGINGSIISGGVLCVLGTVALAALMPSFLRYDGREGRARKEAEDAAWAAKADSAS
- a CDS encoding MarR family winged helix-turn-helix transcriptional regulator, whose amino-acid sequence is MQTTHDPDAEYVEIGRSIGLFYRRVNLLYQRLRPDHGLERSAYTLLSRLGSAGPARLTALADDLELDLSTVSRQVAALESRGLVTRTADPADRRASVITATATGTESYRRYRAQWVAALRGALADWTPDERDEFARLFARLNESIAVPPVVPGPANHGENER